The genomic window CGGGCCTTGGACAATCTCGAGGCGGAGCTTCACCTCCTGGCTCGCCGGCGGCGGCGCAACCTGTTCATCAAAGACATGACCTTCAATGCCGACACCAAGCGCACCCTGGCGATTCTCGACCTGCTGGCACGCACGGGTCCGTGGCGATTCGCGTGCTACGTGCGGCCCGATCGCGTTTCGGACGAGCTGGCCGCGGCGCTGCGACGGGCCGGTTGCGTGATGGCGATGGTTGGGCTGGAAAGCGGCGATGACAACGTACTGCGCAGCGTCCGGCCGGGCGCGACGGTCGCGGCGGCCAGCGCCGGGGTACGTCGCCTGCACGCGGCGAAGGTGCCGGTGGGCGGACATTTTCTGCTCGGGCTGCCCGGTGAGTCCGGCGCGGAAACGGACAAGACGATCGCGTGGGCGTGCCGCTTGCCGCTGGCGTATGCGAGTTTCAATTTGGCGGCCCCGCGGCCGGGCACGCCGCTGGACGGAGGGGATACGGGGGTGGCGGACGGGTCGTCGCCGGGGACGCTGTTGTTGGCTGATCGCTTGAGTCGCGGGGAATTGCTTGCCAAGCGCGACGCGGCGGTGCGCGCTTTTTACGGGCGTCCGGGTTATCTGGCGCGCCGGTTGGCCGCGGCGCTGCGCACCGGTCGGTTGCGGCGTGAACTGCGACACGGGTGGTTTCTATGGCGCGGCTGAGGTCTCCGCGTTAATCGAACGGCGACCAATTCGGCTCGGCTTTCAGCAGGCAATCCCCACCTTCACCGATCAGATCGAGGCGGTCGGCTTCTTTCAAAGCGTCAAACACATAGCGCTCGTTTTGCGGCTTGTAGTATTGGAACAAGCTGCGCTGCAGTTTGCGCTCGCGGTAGGCCAAGGGTCGATAGACCGTTTCGCCGGTTGCGGGGTCGATGCCGGTGTAGTGCATGCACGCCGAGGGAGTGCCGGGCATCGGGACGAAATCCTGGATCTGACAACTGTTGAGGTCGTGTTTCTTGATAAACAGCGCGATGTCGATGGCGTGTTCCAAGCGGCTGCCCGGATGACTGCTGATGAAGTACGGAGTGATGGTCAGTTCGGGCGTCCCGATGCGCGTACGAATTCGATCGAAACGCTCGATGAACGATTCGATGGTTCCATCGTGGTATTTGTGGATCAACTTGTTGATGTCGGGCGAAACATGCTCGAAAGGCAGCTTGATGTGACCGGAGAGGAAATGCGTCATGATTTCCTCGAGAAAGGCGTCGCCGCTGGGGTCGTGTTCGAGCAAGTCGACCCGGATGTGACTGGCTAGATAGCAGCGCTCGACACCGTCGACGGAACGCACTTTCTGGAGCAGTTCAGTGTACGCCGTGTGGTCGAGCGCGAGGTGTTCGCACGGTTCCGGTTCCAGACAGCTTGAACGCTCGCAAGCCCCCTTGTTATCCACGTCGAGAGTACATCCCATCTTCCACATATTGGCGACGGGCCCCCCGATGTTGCTGATCCAGCCGCGGAAATAACGAAAGCTGGAAATCAGCATCGCCTCTTTGAGAATCGACTCGCGGCTGCGCGAACTGACGTAACGACCTTCGTGAATGCGTTGGTTGCAGAAGGCGCATTTGCCGAAGCAACCACGGTGGGTGGTGAGCGCAAATTTCACCGTCTCAAACGATGGAATCGGACCGGCCTCGCGGTACTTCGGATGCGGGGTGCGTGAATAAGGCAGCGCGTAAATGCGGTCGATTTCACCGGTGGACAGCGGCCGCTGGGGCGGTGTCTGCACGAGCGTGCAGTTCTCGTAACGCTGCACGAGCGCTTTGGCCTGGCGGTGGTAATCAGCGTTGTCCGCTTCCAGATTCGTTTGATCGATAAACTGCTGTTTGGAAAGTTGCAGTTCGTCGAAATGCGGCAACGTTTCGTAGCTCGGCGGAAGATACTCCTCCAAACGATCGAAATGGTCGGCCTCGACGCGGTAAACAAGTCCGCGAATATTGCGGCACTCGACCGGTGCCTGTCCGCGGGCCAGCACCTGCGCCACTTGCGTGATGGCGCGCTCGCCCGGTCCGTAGATAAGCAACTCAGCCGGGCACTCAGCGAGCAATCCGGGCCGTAAGACGTCGTCCCAAAAATCATAGTGGGCGAGTTTGCGGCCGGTGGCTTCGATGCCGGTAATGACCACGGGCACATCGGGATAAATGGTCTTGCAACACGAGGCGTAAACGATGCTGGCGCGATCGGGCCGCAAGCCGGGCAGGCGACCGGGGCTGAAAAAGTCAATCTTACGCGGCCGCCGCGTGGGGCTGTAGTTGGCGGCCATGGAGTCGTGCTTGCCGGCGGTGACGGCGAAAAACAGACGCGGCCGACCCAGTTGGGTGAATCCCTTTTCGCTGTTCCAATCGGGTTGGGCGATGTAGCCGACGCGTAATCCCATGGTTTCGAGCACACGGCCCAAAGCTGCAATCTCAAAACTGGGGTGGTCGATAAAAGCGTCGCCGGTGATGAGAATGACGTCAAGCTCATCCCAATCCCGCCACTGCATTTCGCGGCGACTCATCGGCAAGTGACGAAACTGCCGTCGCTCTCCGTTATCCCCATTGCCCCCGGTGTCGTTCTTGATCGTGCGTTGCATAAAAAACTACTCCCTACCCTGAAATTCCAAGATACATCCAACCGTCCGTAGACGGAGCCCATGCTGCTTCAATACCCCGTCGCACTGTCGCCACGGCCCGCCGCGCCGCTATCGCGGGCGTCTCGCCCAAAGCGAGGTACCCGGCAATCAACGACGAAAGCGCGCACCCGGTGCCGTGCACCTGGCGACCACTGCCGATACGCGGCGTCGAAAAAGTCTCTTCGCCTTCCGGCCCGACGAGCAGGTCGACCGGATCACCCGTCAGGTGGCCACCCTTGATCAGCACATAGCGGGGGCCCCGTTCGCGCAACATCGCCGCGGCCCGGCGCATGCCGGTTAGGTCGTCCACGGCCAGACCGGTTAGTTTTACGGCCTCGGGAACGTTGGGCGTCACCCATGTGCCGTGCGCCAAAAGCCGATCGTACGACGCGTTGCCGGCCAGGTCGCCGCCGGCCCCGGCGGTCAGCACCGGGTCAATCACAACGGGCACCGGCCAAGCCATTTCGGCCAGGGCGTCAGCCACCGCGTCGGCGTTCGCGGCACAGCCGACCATGCCGATTTTCACGGCCGCCGGACGTAAATCGGCGACCAAGGTTTTGATTTCCTGTACGATTTCCGCCGCCGGTCGCGGCGCTACGGTTACCGGGGCGGCGGGACGTTGAGTCGTCATGGCGGTGACGACTCCGGCGGCTCGCAAACCCAGTGACGCGATAACCCCGGCGTCGGCCAATAGACCGGCTCCACCGGTCGGGTCAAACCCAGCTACGCATAAAACGACAGGATTAGGCTTATTCATTTTTTGTTTTCACTACCCATTCAATCATTTCACATGTCTTGGGGGCGTCGCGTCGCAGCCTGGATCTCGTTTTTTTTCAAGCCAGCACATTTACTAAGCGAATTTTTTACTTTTCCCCTGTTACTTTTCGCTTCGTAGTTATTGCCACCCAAGTCGCTTCATAGTCCAGGCGATGATAGCGATTAACTTCCTCGTTGTATCGGAATCGCTGCAGTCACGCAACCGCTATTTAGCGAAAAATTCATCATATTGCGCGACCTTACGGCGCAGCGTGTTGCGGTGCATACCCAACAGACGCGCGGCCTTAACCTGGTTGCCGCCGCTTTCCTCCAAAGCAGCCGTAATGAGGCGACATTCCAGGTGTCGCATCACCGTGTCATGAACGTCACCCTTGGCACGCGGAGGGACCGCACTAAGCAGCCGACGGCACATGGATTCGTATCCGGCCAGCCAATTTCCTTCAAGCATCGTCTTCATGAGGTTTCTCCGCTTCCTGCATAAGTACCGCGGCGACTTCGGCGAGCATGCTTTCGATGTCCGGTGCGGTAACGATTTGTCGTCGCGCCGCCGCCGCGCCGCGAAAGCCCTTGATGACAAACAAAGCGTATTTTCGGATTTCCCGCGCGGCCCGCGCCTCGCCTTTGAAGCGGACCAGCATGCCCACCTGCCGCTCGAGCAACCGGTACTTCGCGAGGCCGTCGAGTTCGGGCGGCGGCGGCTGATCGTCAAGCGCGGCGCGCGCGGCGGCGAATATCCAGGGTCGCTGCAACGCGGCGCGGCCGATCATCACGGCGTCGCACCCCGTTTGCGCGGCCAACTGCGCGGCATCGGCCCCTTGCGTCACGTCGCCATTGCCGATGACCGGAATATCCACCGCGTCTTTGACCGCGGCGATCAAGGACCAATCCGCGGTGCCGCCGAACATTTGCGCGCGCGTGCGGGGGTGTACGGTCAGGGCGTCGGCCCCGGCTTCCCGGCAGATGCGGGCGCATTCGACGACGTTGACGCGATCGAAACCGGACCGCAATTTGACCATCAACGGCAGCGGCGAGGCTGACTTCATGGCTTCGACGATACGCCCCAGGAGCGCCGGGTCGCCCATCAACGCCACGCCGTGCCCGCTTTTGACGACTTTGCGCACTGGGCAGCCCGCGTTGAGGTCAATCAGGTCCACGTCGGACTCACCGGCGACACGCCGGCAGGCCTCGGCAAACAACTCCTCTCTCTTGCCGAACAACTGCGCGGCGACGGGGTGATCTTCCGCCGCGGAGGCCAGCAAGCTCATGGTTTTGCGAAATCCCTTCGAACCGGGCTTGGAAAGGGCGAGAGCGTCGGCGCTGGCCATCTCGGTAACGGTCAGGTCCGCGCCGAAGTCGCGGCAGACCATGCGCAGCGCGGCGTCGGAATATCCGGCCAGCGGCGCCAGGACGAGGGGAATGCTCCCCGGCAAAAGTACGGAGCCGATACGCACGGCTAACGCCCCGGGCGGATGCGCAGCGTCACCGCGTCGCGGGTCACTTGACCGATCACGGCGGCGGTCCCGGTTCCCTTCTCGCGCAACATCGCGACGGCTTCGTCGACCCGCTCCGGCGCTAAAGCCATGAGCAGACCGCCGCTTGTTTGGGCGTCGTTGATGAGCAGGAGCTGGTCTTCCGAAACGCCGCCATCGACCGCCAGGTGGTCGTTCGCGTAACTGCGGTTGGCGTAGGTGCCGGCGGGAATCAGGCCCATGTCGAGGCACTCGATGACGCCGGCCAGCAAAGGGATTTGGTCGAACCACAATTCGCCGCCGACTTCCCCCGCCTTGAGCAGATCGAGCGCGTGCAGCGCCAAACCGAAACCCGTGACGTCGGTCACGGCGTGCGCCTCGACCAAGCGGGCCACCTGCGCCGCGTCGGCGTTGAGTTGGCCGCAGGTCTTCACCAGCAGTGCTTCGGTGCCCGGCGGTTCCATTTCGCCTTTGAGCGCGGTAGCCAGAATACCGGTGCCGATCGGCTTGGTGAGCACCAGAAAATCGCCGGGGCGGGCGCCGGCATTGCTGAATAGATCGTCGGGGTGGGCCACGCCGGTGACGGCCAGGCCGTATTTGGGTTCTTTGTCATCGACCGTGTGACCGCCGAGGATGACCACGCCCGCCTCGTCGGCTTTGTGGTAACCGCCGGCGAGGATCTGCCCGAGCACTTCCAGACCGGGCGGTCCTTTTTCGGGAAACGCGACAATGTTGAGCGCCGTGATGGGCTTGGCACCCATCGCGTAGACATCGGATAAGGCATTGGCCACGGCAATGAGTCCATACGCGAAGGGGTCGTTGACGATGGGCGTGAAGAAATCGACCGTCTGCACGAGGGCGAGGTTCTCCCGCAGCAGGTAGACGCCGGCATCGTCGCCCTGGCCGACCAGCACGTGCTCGTCGGTTACCTGCGGAAGTTTCTCCAAAATTTTGGCCAGCTCACCCGGAGCCAGTTTGCAGGCTCACCCACTTCCGTGAGAGAGCTGCGTCAGCTTGACTTCGCTCATGGCGACTCCATATTTCGTTCAAGCAAAAAGATTACCGGACGCGCCGCAGAAGAGGCAATCTCCTTTTTGCTTTTTTCGACCGACCCTTGAGCACAATTGAGATTATGGACGCCTTGGCACACACTCGTTGGGTGACGGCGCATTGAAAACACACGGAACAAGCACGGAGGGGAAGCGATGGCACGCAGAAAAATCACGATCGTGGGAGCGGGAAACGTGGGCGCGTTTGCGGCGGCCCGCGCCTCAGCCGAGGAACTGGGCGACTTGGTGCTGGTCGATGTCGTCGACGGCATGCCCCAGGGCAAAGCGCTGGATCTAGCGGAAAGCGCGCCGTTGCTGAATTTCGATGCCAACATCGTGGGCACCAACGGCTACGACGAAACCGCCGATTCGGACATCGTGATTATCACGGCCGGCCTACCGCGCAAACCGGGCATGAGCCGCGACGATCTGCTGGCTAAAAACAAATCAATTATGGAATCGGTCGTCAAGGAGATCGCGCCGCGCTCCCCGAACTCGGTTCTGATTATCGTCAGCAACCCCCTGGACGCCATGTGCCAGGTCGCCAAGGACGTCTCGCAATTCCCCAAGGAACGCGTGGTCGGCATGGCGGGCGTGCTGGACACCGCGCGCTTCCGGGCGTTTATCAGCATGGAACTGGGCGTGTCGGTGGAAGACATTGCGGCCGTCGTGCTGGGCGGCCACGGCGATACCATGGTGCCGCTGCCGCAGTACTGCACGGTGGGCGGCATCCCGGTTGAAATGCTGATCCCCCCCGATCGTCTGGCGGCCATCGTGGAGCGCACCCGCAAAGCGGGCGGTGAAATTGTGGCGTTGCTTAAAACCGGCAGTGCTTTCTTCTCTCCGGCGGCGAGCGCCATCGAAATGGCCAAGGCAATTCTCAAAGACAAGAAACGGATTTTGCCCTGCGCCGCGTATCTTGAGGGCGAATACGGCTACGAGGGCATTTTCCTCGGCGTACCGGTGCTGCTGGGCGCGAAGGGCGTGGAAAAGATCATCGAAGTCAAACTCACCGAGGAAGAAAAAGAGGCCCTGGACAGGTCCGCGGCCGCAGTTCGGGAGTTGGTCGAGACGCTCAAAACACTCTAAGGCAAACGGACGGCTGATTTCCTCGCAGTGCGGTGGGGCCTAACCGCCGCAACTGCCGTTGCTGTCGCTCTTCTCCACTTCTCGGACCCCCGGTGAATCGTCGTCGGGCGTGGGTACCGACCCGCCGTCATCATCATCGTCGTTATCGTCGTCATCGTCGCTGGTGTCGTCGTCGGACGTGGTGTCGTCGTCAGACGTGTCGTCGTCGTCGGTCGCGGTGTCGTCGTCGGTGGTGTCATCGTTGTCGTCGTCGGTGGTGTCATCGTTGTCGTCATTGTCGTCGTCGGTGGTGTCATCGTTGTCGTCATTGTCGTCATTGTCGTCGTCATCATCGTTATCGTCGTTGTTATCATTGTCGTCGTTGTTGTCGTCATTGTCGTTGTCATCGTCGTCGTCATCGTCGTCGCCGGGCAGGCAGATATCGAGATTCTCGTCGCAATCTTCCCATATTTCGCAAGGATCACCGGCGTGAAGGTTGCAGTTGCCGTTGAAACACTTGTCGTCACCGTTACAGAACAGCCCGTCGCCGCACTCGGTGAGGTTGGGCGCAAACTGGTCCGGCGGGCAATAACCCGAGATGCCGGTACAGTATTCGCCGAGATCGCATTCACCCGCGGCGCCGCGACATACCACACCGCTGCCGACAATTTGATCGGCCGGGCAGTTGACTGAACCGGCGCAGGTTTCCTCGATGTCGCACAAGCCTAAAGCCCCGCGGCAAACGTAACTGGCCGGACGATACTGATCGCTCGGGCAATTCGCGGTCCCATTACATAGTTCGGGCAAATCGCACTCGCCCGCCGAGGCTCGACAAAGCGTGATCAGCGGTTTGAATTGATCGGCGGGGCACAGAGGCGAACCGCCGGTGCAGGCTTCGGCCAGATCGCAGTCGCCGGCCGCCCCGCGGCACGGGAATCCGTTGGTCCGGTATTGATCCGCCGGGCAGTAGGCCGAACCGCCGGTGCAGTTTTCGGTAATGTCGCAGATACCGGTCGCGCTGCGGCAGGTGACGCTACTGGGACGATATTGGTTGGTCGGACACCAGGCTGACTCGCCGGTGCAATTCTCGGCGACGTCGCATTCGCCCGCGGTTGCCCGGCACTGGTAGCTGGAGGGCAAATAACATCCGGAGAAGCAGCAATCGCCGCTGGAGCACTCGGTCGCGTCGCTGCCGTCGCAGTCTTCGTCGATGCCGTTACAAGGGATGTCCTCCGGCAATGTATAGGTGATCGACAAGGTCGGGTAGTGATCGTTCTCGAAGGAATCGAAGAAGAGATAATCGTCCTCGTCGGGCCCGGGCAACGACGAACGATACTCGTTGGTCACCATGAATCCGCGGCTGGAATACCAACCGCTGACTTCGTCCGACCACTGCTGCACGATCCCCGCCACGTCGAAGCTTCGGTCGAAATAGCCGCCGTCGTAAATGACATCGGAGGCTTGGTACGCGGTGTAGTACGTCAGGCAGTGATTGCTCCACGTCGTGCTGCAGCACGAATAATCACAAGCAACCTGGTTGACGTAAACCTCGGTGGAGTCCGTTTGATCAATCGTGTTGATCCACACCTCGAAGTTGGCGATGTTGATGGTGCTGCCCGGGCAGATGCCGTCCTGGCCGATTAAGTCGTAGGGCCACGAAAGCAGGCCGATCATGTAGCCGTCTTCTTCCCACAATCCGCGATCGAGGCCGACGGCGATGTTGCTGTCGTAACAAAAATTCGTCGTATCCAGATTCATCGACAGCCACGTGTCGCAACTAGCCTTCGAGTCACTCGTGGCGAATTTGAATTCCAGGTCCATGACGCCTTCGGCCTCGCCGACCGTTTCGGGAACATCGAAAGTCAACAGATACTCCCCGGTTCCCAAAGGATCGACATGGAGCGCGGCCTGCGCCACCGGACGCCCGTCTTCCTTCCATACACCGCCGGCTAGAATCAGCACGGTCTCGTTCGCATCGTCGAAGAAGGCAAGCCGCCCACCGCACGCGTCTTCAGTCGCCGGTGTGACGCCGAGGGTTGGTGAAACCTGCACCACGGCCGCGATTTGCAGCGGGGCGGGCCGATCGCTTAGCCGCCAACGGACCATCACTTCGCCGGGCAACACGGCCAGATGCAAATCCGCACCCGGGATCGCCCGCGGGTACGTGAGACGCCGGTTGTCGACGATCGCGCCGCTGCCTAAACCGCCGACCGCGGCCCAGGTCACCACGTGTTCGTCCTTTTCCAGACGCATCGCCGCGCCCTGCCCGGCGTCGGCCTGAAAATAGGAGCGCAAACTGTTGCGCTCGTTCTGCCACGCATAGGCGTGACCGTCGATCACCCGTCGGGTGGGCAGCAGGCGCGTATGGATGCTCTGCAGCGTGCCGGTTTCGTCGGCGTAGTGGATCGGTCGCCCGTGTACATTCATGGTGCGGGTGCCGTCTTGGTTATCGAAGACCTTCCAGTGGATGCCCCGCTGGGCCGTCAATTCCACCGGCGCCGTTTCATCATCCGCGGCGGCGGGCTGGGAAGCCAACGAGAACAGGATTGCGCCCAGCGCAAACAAAAAGACCATGCTGATGGCGAAATATTTAGCGGAATGCATATCGTCCCCCAGGGCAAAATGACCATTCAACCAACGTCCGCGCACGGGCAACTCGCCAAAAAACCACTAGGAAGAGTTGTCATAATACATAACGTACGCCGCTGATGATGCTTTGAGGATACGTGGATCGCGCCGCAGGTGTCAAGCAAAGCGCTCGTATTTCAGGGGCTTTTCATTCGAGGCCGGGCAGCAGCCGAACGGTGATTCGGCGTGCTTCGTGGTCGATGGTCAGGACCACGTCGGGGATGTTGGGCAACAGCAATTCGCGGTGGCCGTCATGCACCTCGATCACGTCGTTGGCGCCGGTGGCCAAAAGCGCCCGGACGGTTCCGAGGTTGCGGCCCTGCTCGGTAACGACTTCCA from Candidatus Lernaella stagnicola includes these protein-coding regions:
- a CDS encoding tRNA-dihydrouridine synthase family protein, whose product is MRIGSVLLPGSIPLVLAPLAGYSDAALRMVCRDFGADLTVTEMASADALALSKPGSKGFRKTMSLLASAAEDHPVAAQLFGKREELFAEACRRVAGESDVDLIDLNAGCPVRKVVKSGHGVALMGDPALLGRIVEAMKSASPLPLMVKLRSGFDRVNVVECARICREAGADALTVHPRTRAQMFGGTADWSLIAAVKDAVDIPVIGNGDVTQGADAAQLAAQTGCDAVMIGRAALQRPWIFAAARAALDDQPPPPELDGLAKYRLLERQVGMLVRFKGEARAAREIRKYALFVIKGFRGAAAARRQIVTAPDIESMLAEVAAVLMQEAEKPHEDDA
- a CDS encoding helix-turn-helix domain-containing protein is translated as MKTMLEGNWLAGYESMCRRLLSAVPPRAKGDVHDTVMRHLECRLITAALEESGGNQVKAARLLGMHRNTLRRKVAQYDEFFAK
- a CDS encoding DNRLRE domain-containing protein, coding for MHSAKYFAISMVFLFALGAILFSLASQPAAADDETAPVELTAQRGIHWKVFDNQDGTRTMNVHGRPIHYADETGTLQSIHTRLLPTRRVIDGHAYAWQNERNSLRSYFQADAGQGAAMRLEKDEHVVTWAAVGGLGSGAIVDNRRLTYPRAIPGADLHLAVLPGEVMVRWRLSDRPAPLQIAAVVQVSPTLGVTPATEDACGGRLAFFDDANETVLILAGGVWKEDGRPVAQAALHVDPLGTGEYLLTFDVPETVGEAEGVMDLEFKFATSDSKASCDTWLSMNLDTTNFCYDSNIAVGLDRGLWEEDGYMIGLLSWPYDLIGQDGICPGSTINIANFEVWINTIDQTDSTEVYVNQVACDYSCCSTTWSNHCLTYYTAYQASDVIYDGGYFDRSFDVAGIVQQWSDEVSGWYSSRGFMVTNEYRSSLPGPDEDDYLFFDSFENDHYPTLSITYTLPEDIPCNGIDEDCDGSDATECSSGDCCFSGCYLPSSYQCRATAGECDVAENCTGESAWCPTNQYRPSSVTCRSATGICDITENCTGGSAYCPADQYRTNGFPCRGAAGDCDLAEACTGGSPLCPADQFKPLITLCRASAGECDLPELCNGTANCPSDQYRPASYVCRGALGLCDIEETCAGSVNCPADQIVGSGVVCRGAAGECDLGEYCTGISGYCPPDQFAPNLTECGDGLFCNGDDKCFNGNCNLHAGDPCEIWEDCDENLDICLPGDDDDDDDDNDNDDNNDDNDNNDDNDDDDDNDDNDDNDDTTDDDNDDNDDTTDDDNDDTTDDDTATDDDDTSDDDTTSDDDTSDDDDDNDDDDDGGSVPTPDDDSPGVREVEKSDSNGSCGG
- a CDS encoding YgiQ family radical SAM protein, producing MQRTIKNDTGGNGDNGERRQFRHLPMSRREMQWRDWDELDVILITGDAFIDHPSFEIAALGRVLETMGLRVGYIAQPDWNSEKGFTQLGRPRLFFAVTAGKHDSMAANYSPTRRPRKIDFFSPGRLPGLRPDRASIVYASCCKTIYPDVPVVITGIEATGRKLAHYDFWDDVLRPGLLAECPAELLIYGPGERAITQVAQVLARGQAPVECRNIRGLVYRVEADHFDRLEEYLPPSYETLPHFDELQLSKQQFIDQTNLEADNADYHRQAKALVQRYENCTLVQTPPQRPLSTGEIDRIYALPYSRTPHPKYREAGPIPSFETVKFALTTHRGCFGKCAFCNQRIHEGRYVSSRSRESILKEAMLISSFRYFRGWISNIGGPVANMWKMGCTLDVDNKGACERSSCLEPEPCEHLALDHTAYTELLQKVRSVDGVERCYLASHIRVDLLEHDPSGDAFLEEIMTHFLSGHIKLPFEHVSPDINKLIHKYHDGTIESFIERFDRIRTRIGTPELTITPYFISSHPGSRLEHAIDIALFIKKHDLNSCQIQDFVPMPGTPSACMHYTGIDPATGETVYRPLAYRERKLQRSLFQYYKPQNERYVFDALKEADRLDLIGEGGDCLLKAEPNWSPFD
- a CDS encoding hydroxymethylpyrimidine/phosphomethylpyrimidine kinase, giving the protein MNKPNPVVLCVAGFDPTGGAGLLADAGVIASLGLRAAGVVTAMTTQRPAAPVTVAPRPAAEIVQEIKTLVADLRPAAVKIGMVGCAANADAVADALAEMAWPVPVVIDPVLTAGAGGDLAGNASYDRLLAHGTWVTPNVPEAVKLTGLAVDDLTGMRRAAAMLRERGPRYVLIKGGHLTGDPVDLLVGPEGEETFSTPRIGSGRQVHGTGCALSSLIAGYLALGETPAIAARRAVATVRRGIEAAWAPSTDGWMYLGISG
- the mdh gene encoding malate dehydrogenase, with the translated sequence MARRKITIVGAGNVGAFAAARASAEELGDLVLVDVVDGMPQGKALDLAESAPLLNFDANIVGTNGYDETADSDIVIITAGLPRKPGMSRDDLLAKNKSIMESVVKEIAPRSPNSVLIIVSNPLDAMCQVAKDVSQFPKERVVGMAGVLDTARFRAFISMELGVSVEDIAAVVLGGHGDTMVPLPQYCTVGGIPVEMLIPPDRLAAIVERTRKAGGEIVALLKTGSAFFSPAASAIEMAKAILKDKKRILPCAAYLEGEYGYEGIFLGVPVLLGAKGVEKIIEVKLTEEEKEALDRSAAAVRELVETLKTL
- the selD gene encoding selenide, water dikinase SelD, translating into MSEVKLTQLSHGSGUACKLAPGELAKILEKLPQVTDEHVLVGQGDDAGVYLLRENLALVQTVDFFTPIVNDPFAYGLIAVANALSDVYAMGAKPITALNIVAFPEKGPPGLEVLGQILAGGYHKADEAGVVILGGHTVDDKEPKYGLAVTGVAHPDDLFSNAGARPGDFLVLTKPIGTGILATALKGEMEPPGTEALLVKTCGQLNADAAQVARLVEAHAVTDVTGFGLALHALDLLKAGEVGGELWFDQIPLLAGVIECLDMGLIPAGTYANRSYANDHLAVDGGVSEDQLLLINDAQTSGGLLMALAPERVDEAVAMLREKGTGTAAVIGQVTRDAVTLRIRPGR
- a CDS encoding radical SAM protein, with translation MRVLLCNPPAPRPTMRDYYCSSTSKAAYVWHPIDLLVQGAWLKDRHTLIWRDFAVTPATREEAWEIVRRDRPDAILGLVGAAARDDFGFWRRAQEESGASLFVSGDLARFAPLDTLAKHDFVAGVVSDFTLPGVRDMLQGKATTPGLWCRNASAPEAPTGDFAYPPPPHDLVWALPYRHPFLPDGFATIMTDHGCVHRCRYCNSGAVGWRGRALDNLEAELHLLARRRRRNLFIKDMTFNADTKRTLAILDLLARTGPWRFACYVRPDRVSDELAAALRRAGCVMAMVGLESGDDNVLRSVRPGATVAAASAGVRRLHAAKVPVGGHFLLGLPGESGAETDKTIAWACRLPLAYASFNLAAPRPGTPLDGGDTGVADGSSPGTLLLADRLSRGELLAKRDAAVRAFYGRPGYLARRLAAALRTGRLRRELRHGWFLWRG